A genomic window from Lotus japonicus ecotype B-129 chromosome 1, LjGifu_v1.2 includes:
- the LOC130725442 gene encoding uncharacterized protein LOC130725442, protein MGGDGIVEVVGGKGCSRLFSSSFRGLQPMEPVSPASSSSRVRSSAPFAGLVICVTGLSKETRNQVREATERLGGQYSSNLHPQCTHLVVQSFGGRKLEHALKHGAKNGLLVVTLGWFVDSVRKNVRLTESHYSVKSYGDNNMRLDDFKLLTRYTEAENYCLPARIHETKHAHSVEEIQRFSGRESTLSGCSIYVDPGISSELCTKVVETASREGARLVEQWFVGCNVSHVVTEGTSIQRYLGYSSNLVTPLWILKTAKEKNVQRLVHMSADLAKQVGLMLEDINNGISGKEVIKQKVHGDLQGSKSEVSYKERQQIVNSAKIGVRNRRGRRMQTCQTPIRPITPNNLLDSISWSISEPTSTASIYTDSFSVEDPSENCNSIFFESKGDGKDSEASFANSTRPLTESEKSELIFKNHFLTILFPIDRFSEMGPSSRTFFSHSGFTCLQVLDHIQAFYQENMSSQEIEAAIHTDSRHADRLRSVYSSKETAEHGCVMFKRIEFIGSRTSFEMLKRVAGDNNSNVYELLLRA, encoded by the exons ATGGGTGGTGATGGTATAGTTGAAGTTGTGGGTGGTAAAGGGTGCTCGAGGCTGTTTTCATCTTCATTCAGAGGTCTTCAACCAATGGAGCCAGTGTCTCCTGCTTCATCCTCTTCACGAGTTCGATCAAGTGCTCCTTTTGCTGGTCTTGTTATATGTGTTACTGGTTTATCTAAAG AAACAAGGAATCAGGTCAGGGAAGCTACGGAGAGATTAGGCGGCCAGTATAGCTCCAATCTGCATCCCCAATGTACCCACTTGGTGGTTCAAA GCTTTGGTGGACGCAAGTTGGAGCATGCACTGAAGCATGGAGCGAAAAATGGTCTCCTTGTTGTCACACTTGGTTGGTTTGTGGATAGTGTCAGGAAAAATG TGAGGTTGACTGAATCGCATTATAGTGTTAAGAGTTACGGGGATAACAATATGCGCTTGGATGATTTTAAACTGCTTACTCGGTATACAGAAGCTGAaaactattgccttcctgcaAGAATCCATGAAACCAAGCATGCTCATAGTGTTGAAGAAATTCAAAGATTCTCTGGGAGAGAGTCAACTTTGTCGGGATGTTCCATCTATGTTGATCCCGGCATTTCATCTGAATTGTGCACCAAG GTTGTTGAGACTGCCTCAAGAGAAGGTGCTCGTTTGGTGGAACAATGGTTTGTTGGCTGCAATGTTAGTCATGTAGTGACTGAAGGGACATCCATCCAAAGATATCTTGGATACTCTAGTAACCTCGTTACA CCTCTGTGGATCCTCAAGACCGCTAAGGAGAAAAATGTGCAAAGACTTGTTCACATGTCTGCTGATTTGGCAAAGCAAGTTGGTTTGATGCTTGAAGACATTAACAATGGCATTTCAGGGAAG GAAGTAATAAAGCAAAAAGTCCATGGTGATCTTCAGGGCAGTAAAAGTGAAGTTAGTTACAAAGAAAGGCAACAAATTGTAAATTCGGCAAAAATTGGAGTTAGAAACCGCCGTGGCCGTCGAATGCAG ACTTGTCAGACTCCAATTCGTCCTATAACACCCAACAATCTCCTGGACTCCATCAGCTGGTCGATATCCGAACCAACTTCAACTGCTTCTATTTACACAGACTCTTTCAGTGTTGAAGATCCCAGTGAAAATTGCAATTCAATATTTTTTGAATCAAAAGGGGATGGCAAGGATTCAGAAGCTTCATTTGCAAACTCCACTCGTCCTCTAACAGAAAG TGAGAAATCTGAGTTGATATTTAAAAACCATTTTCTTACTATACTCTTCCCAATAGACCGATTTTCTGAGATGGGTCCTTCTTCAAGAACATTTTTCAGCCACAGCGGTTTTACTTGTCTTCAGGTGTTGGATCATATCCAGGCATTTTATCAG GAGAACATGTCAAGCCAGGAAATAGAAGCAGCAATTCACACTGACTCAAGACACGCTGATAGGCTTCGATCGGTGTACTCGAGTAAGGAAACAGCAGAACATGGCTGTGTGATGTTCAAACGGATTGAATTCATAGGTAGTCGTACAAGTTTTGAAATGTTGAAGCGTGTAGCCGGGGACAACAACTCCAACGTGTATGAACTATTACTTAGGGCGTAA
- the LOC130725448 gene encoding eukaryotic translation initiation factor 3 subunit B-like, with protein MAAVMMMMEEIKEKANRLEIDPSSIDLDSIHLPPGEDCGIVSDDEDVYQEDNLEFDSGFGNIIVVDNLPVVPKEKFEKLEGVVRKIYSQIGVIKDDGLWMPVDPETGKTVGYCFIEYNTPQEAELAKEKTHGYKLDRAHIFAVNMFDDFDRFMKVPNEWAPPETKPYTPGENLQHWLTDAKARDQFVIRAGSDTEVLWNDARHLKPDPVYKRTYWTESFVQWSPLGTYLATVHRQGAAVWGGATTFNRLMRYAHPQVKLIDFSPGERYLVTYSSHEPSNPRDANRVVINIFDVRTGKVMRDFKGSADDFAIGGTGGVTGVSWPVFKWSSGDKYFARMGKNVLSVYETETFSLVDKKSLKVENIMDFSWSPTDPIIALFVPESGGGNQPARVSLIQIPSKEELRQKNLFSVSDCKMYWQSNGDYLAVNVDRYTKTKKSTYTGFELFRIKERDIPIEVLELENKNDKIIAFAWEPKGHRFVVIHGENPKPDISIYSMRTAQHPGRVSKLTTLKGKQANALFWSPAGRFIVLAGLKGLNGQLEFYNVDELETMATADHFMATDIEWDPTGRYVATAVTSVHEMENGFNIWSFNGKHLYRILKDHFFQFLWRPRPPSFLTPEKEEEIAKSLKKYSKKYEAEDQDVSLLLSEQEREKRRMLKEDWDKWVSEWKRMHEEEKLQREELRDGEASDEEEEYEAKDIEVEEVIDVSEEVLHFE; from the exons ATGGCGgctgtgatgatgatgatggaagaAATCAAGGAAAAAGCAAATCGTCTCGAAATCGATCCCTCTTCAATCGATCTCGACTCCATTCACCTCCCACCCGGTGAAGATTGCGGCATCGTCAG TGACGATGAGGATGTTTATCAAGAGGATAATCTCGAATTCGACTCTGGTTTCGGCAACATTATCGTTGTCGATAACCTCCCCGTTGTTCCTAAGGAAAAATTTGAGAAGCTTGAAGGTGTTGTTAGGAAAATCTATAGTCAGATCGGAGTTATCAAGGACGATGGTCTCTGGATGCCTGTGGATCCTGAAACGGGGAAAACCGTGGGGTATTGCTTCATTGAATACAATACTCCTCAG GAAGCTGAGCTTGCTAAGGAGAAGACCCACGGTTACAAATTGGACCGTGCTCACATATTTGCGGTGAACATGTTCGATGACTTTGACAGGTTTATGAAAGTTCCCAATGAGTGGGCTCCTCCTGAGACTAAACCATATACTCCTGGG GAAAATCTTCAACACTGGCTCACCGATGCCAAGGCCCGAGACCAGTTTGTGATTCGTGCGGGTTCAGATACTGAAGTTTTGTGGAATGATGCTAGGCATTTGAAGCCTGATCCTGTTTACAAGCGTACT TATTGGACTGAGAGTTTTGTGCAATGGTCCCCTTTGGGCACATACTTGGCAACAGTTCACAGGCAGGGGGCAGCAGTCTGGGGAGGTGCCACAACCTTCAATCGTCTCATGCGTTATGCTCATCCTCAg GTAAAACTCATTGATTTTTCACCTGGTGAGCGATACTTGGTTACTTATAGTAGCCATGAACCAAGCAATCCCCGTGATGCTAAT AGAGTTGTGATTAATATATTTGATGTGAGAACTGGTAAAGTGATGCGGGATTTCAAAGGAAGTGCTGATGATTTTGCAATTGGAGGTACTGGAGGTGTCACTGGGGTGTCATGGCCTGTTTTCAA ATGGAGTAGTGGAGATAAGTACTTTGCAAGGATGGGGAAAAATGTACTCTCTGTATATGAGACAGAGACCTTCTCCCTGGTTGACAAAAAATCATTGAAGGTTGAAAATATAATGGATTTTAGCTGGTCCCCAACTGATCCAATCATTGCACTCTTTGTTCCTGAGAGTGGTGGTGGTAACCAGCCTGCTAGG GTTAGTCTGATCCAAATTCCTAGCAAAGAGGAACTCAGGCAGAAGAACCTTTTTAGTGTCAGTGATTGCAAGATGTACTGGCAGAGCAATGGAGATTACCTAGCTGTTAATGTAGACCGATatactaaaactaaaaaaaGCACATACACTGGCTTTGAGCTTTTCCGCATAAAAGAGCGAGACATACCAATTgaggttctggagcttgagaataAGAATGATAAGATTATTGCCTTTGCATGGGAGCCTAAAGGCCACAGGTTTGTAGTTATTCATGGTGAAAACCCTAAGCCTGACATTAGTATTTACTCTATGCGGACTGCTCAGCACCCTGGTCGGGTTTCAAAGCTCACTACTCTGAAAGGCAAGCAGGCAAATGCTCTGTTTTGGTCACCTGCAGGTCGCTTCATTGTACTAGCAGGTTTGAAAGGCTTAAATGGACAGTTGGAGTTTTACAATGTCGATGAACTTGAAACCATGGCAACTGCAGATCATTTTATGGCAACAGATATTGAATGGGATCCAACTGGAAG GTATGTTGCAACTGCTGTGACTTCAGTTCATGAAATGGAAAATGGTTTCAACATATGGTCTTTCAATGGCAAGCATCTTTATCGTATATTGAAGGATCACTTCTTTCAG ttCTTGTGGAGACCAAGGCCGCCATCTTTCTTGACtcctgagaaagaggaagagatTGCAAAGAGCTTAAAGAAGTATAGTAAGAAATATGAGGCAGAAGATCAAGATGTGTCATTGTTGCTGAGTGAGCAGGAGCGCGAGAAGCGTAGGATGTTGAAAGAAGATTGGGACAAGTGGGTTAGTGAATGGAAGCGGATGCATGAAGAAGAGAAGTTACAGAGGGAAGAGCTTAGAGATGGAGAGGCAAGTGATGAAGAGGAGGAATACGAGGCCAAGGACATTGAAGTCGAGGAAGTCATCGATGTATCTGAAGAGGTCCTTCACTTTGAGTAG